A window of Festucalex cinctus isolate MCC-2025b chromosome 6, RoL_Fcin_1.0, whole genome shotgun sequence contains these coding sequences:
- the LOC144020311 gene encoding uncharacterized protein LOC144020311: MSNFIFNAQQMINTSYQCCHVLSVKTKVKRTREASKTIKGEGTLAGLRLDEGDWKTQHQQNRDTGVAASNGIAETDLDRMNTYKEIIKRVEERQSRAGNTLKHEWGDDGDCWGLKQAAWQPTTRAQFTCESI, from the exons ATGAGTAACTTCATCTTTAATGCACAACAAATGATCAACACTAGTTATCAGTGTTGCCATGTGCTTTCTGTGAAAACGAAAGTGAAACGCACCAGGGAGGCCAGCAAGACTATAAAAGGAGAAGGGACGCTGGCTGGTCTCAGACTGGACGAGGGTGACTGGAAGACACAGCACCAGCAAAATCGAGACACAG GTGTGGCAGCATCCAACGGGATAGCAGAAACTGATCTGGACAGAATGAACACGTACAAGGAAATTATCAAAAGAGTGGAAGAGCGACAGTCCAGGGCTGGGAATACGTTGAAACATGAATGGGGAGACGACGGCGACTGCTGGGGACTCAAGCAG GCGGCTTGGCAGCCTACAACAAGGGCCCAATTTACGTGCGAAAGTATATGA